The genomic region TACAGTGGCCAGATTCAAGTATGGTGCAATAAAAGGGGGGGACTTATGAATGCACTCTTTTAGATACTCTATGGCCATTTCGTGTTCATCCAACTCAATATAAGCAGTAGCAATATTATTGAGAACCAGTTCCTCCTGAACAGAGCTGCCAGGTTGATATTCTCTAAGTTGTAAAGCTTTAAAACTATCATCAAGCATGGATTGGAAATCCCCTAAAGCACCATGAACCATTGCTCTGGAATAGTAGGCATAATCTGAAGCAGCGACTTTCATCAAGCCATTATAGAGTTCTAATGCTTCCTGCCAGCGTTTACTAGAATAAAGACACACTCCCTTATAAAGAGTGGCCATCACAGAATGGGGATAAAGAGATAGAGCTTCGTCAAGTATGGTTAGACCCGCATCCCAGTTATTCTCATCCATTTTAACTAATGCTTTATTTAACAAGGAATCTATATCATTGCTATTTTCCATAATACCTAAGGATAACAGATAATTGTCTTTCCCACTTCCGGTAGGATAATATTTTTATTTTTATCAGTTTTTTTACTTAAGCGATCACTTGTATCTTTACAATGATTATAAGAATCGAGATGGACAAGATATATTTGACTATCCGGACAAATTCTGGAGAGACACAAAATATCTTTGTGGCTCATGGTTATTTTCCCACCCCATTTTAAGGTAGCCTTACCACCATTAGCAATAATAATATGCGGGTTTAGATCCCTAATTATCTTCTTCTGCTTTCCTGTTAATAAGGTATCCCCTGTTACTAGTATTTTGATTCCTTCTTGATTACTAATGAGATAGCTTGAAGATCTACCTAAGCGTTTATTAAACATCCTTCCCCCATGAGTGCCTTCTATCCTGGACCATTTCATTTCATTCCAGATAAGGGACTCATCGATAG from Spirochaeta cellobiosiphila DSM 17781 harbors:
- a CDS encoding tetratricopeptide repeat protein; translated protein: MENSNDIDSLLNKALVKMDENNWDAGLTILDEALSLYPHSVMATLYKGVCLYSSKRWQEALELYNGLMKVAASDYAYYSRAMVHGALGDFQSMLDDSFKALQLREYQPGSSVQEELVLNNIATAYIELDEHEMAIEYLKECIHKSPPFIAPYLNLATVYQKKGQFDSTESILLQGIKSFPHDLDLLLALIDFYKLINKIDKAISFCDKALNLYPDDEDLLSIRQTLLKYQ
- a CDS encoding MBL fold metallo-hydrolase; this encodes MISFTHFRHGTSILNIDGKTILIDPLFAPKGSYPPVFMTHNDHRNPLIDLPVDYQQLLDVNGVLVTHGHNDHFDKNAQEVLPKNIPLICQAWEAPGYCEMGFTNCHPIDESLIWNEMKWSRIEGTHGGRMFNKRLGRSSSYLISNQEGIKILVTGDTLLTGKQKKIIRDLNPHIIIANGGKATLKWGGKITMSHKDILCLSRICPDSQIYLVHLDSYNHCKDTSDRLSKKTDKNKNIILPEVGKTIICYP